Below is a window of Streptomyces genisteinicus DNA.
TGCCCCAACTGCCACGCGGTCAAGACCCGCGGCCGGACCCGGGAGAGCCTGCGCGCCGTCCTGCTCGACGTCGCCCGCAGCCGTCACGACGCGATGGGCGGCGGCTGAGGGCTTGCACAGATCAAGGTGCTGCTTCCCTGCAAGCCCTTGGGCTGCCCCCGTGAACTGCCACCGCGACCGCGGGCCGCACGGGTTCCGGTAGGTCCGCCAGGAGAGTCCTGGCGGACGCTGCCGAGGAGTCGCCATGTCGCGCACCGCCCGTCACGTCCGCCCGTCCGAGCCCCGGGAGGACGATCCCGCGTGGCGCCGGGTCGTCGTGTACGACCTGCGCCACAGCTCCCGTGTGCTCGCCGACGCCGCGCGGGAGGGGCGGCGGGCCCGGCCCGAGCGGGTACGCCGGTCGGTGGCCGTGTACAGCTTCCTCCGGTCGCAGGGCGACCGGTCGATCGGTACCGCCGCCCTGATCGAGGAGCGCCGTGCCCGCACCCGGCTCAGGACGGCGACGGTGGCGCTGCTGCGCGCCGTCAACGTGCCCGCCGGGCCCGTCCGGGCGGCCGGCGCCGACACCGTCGACGTGCCGCGCGTGCGTCACCGCCACAGCGCGCTGTGGTGAGCGGCCCGCGCCGTGCGGGAGCTGGGGTGAACGCCACGGCCCGTGCCGTTCACCGCAGGGCCTGCACGGCGTACAGCAGCCCGGTGCCGACGGCCATCACCCCCAGCAGGAGCCGGAGTCCGGTCTCGGGCAGCCGGGGCTGGAGGCGTGCGCCGAGGTACCCGCCGGCGAGTCCGCCGAGCCCGCAGGCCACGCCGAGGAACCAGTCGGGTGCCACGGAGCCCGGGGTGGTGAGGGCGAGCAGGGCGTAGGCGGCGGCGCCGACGACGGAGGTGACGAAGGTGCAGGCGAGGGCGGCCGGGGCGACACGGGCGACCGGCATGCCGCGTCCCACCAGCAGCGGGCCGAGCAGGGAGCCGCCGCCGATCCCGTAGATCCCGCCGACGACGCCGACGGCCGCGGCGAGGAAGGTCGTGGCCCGGGGCGACGGCTCTCCGCCGCTGCCGGACGGCGGGCGCCCGGCGGGCGTCGTCGGCGCGACGGCGGGACGGGCGGGGCGCAGGGTGCGGGCGCAGAGCCAGACGCCCAGCGGCAGCAGCAGCGCCGCCACGAACAGGCGGAACACCACCGGTCCCGGCACCGCGTACACCCGTACCGCGGCTCCCGCGACGACACCGGGCACGGCGCCGGCGACGAGCAGCCTGGTGAGCGGGCCGCGCAACTGCCCGCTCCCCCGGTGCCGCAGCAGTGCCCCGGGGCCGGCGACCACGTTGTAGAGGAGGTTGGTCGGGGTGACCGCGGGGCTGGGGACACCGAGCAGGCTGACCTGCACGGGCAGCAGGAACACCGCTCCGGACACCCCGACGGGCGCGGTGACGACAGAGATCAGCAGCCCGGCCGCGAAGCCGAGCAGTCCGTCCGCCCACGTCATGTCCCGCTCTCCGCCCTTCCGTCCCCGGTACGGTGCCGAGCCGCCTCGCGATCGACACCCCAAGACCGTTGCTCACCAGCACAGTTGGTCTAGGTTGGTGCCCAGCACCTGCCTCGCCCCGAAGGAGACGTACGCGTGTCAGACCACGACCCCCAGCTTGCCGCCGCCGACATACGTGCCCGCATCGACACGAGCAAGCCGCACTCGGCCCGCTTCTGGAACTACTTCGTCGGCGGCAAGGACAACTACCAGGTCGACCGCGACACCGGCGAGCAGATCAAGGACATCTTCCCCGGTCTCGTCGACGTGGCCCGCACCAGCCGTCAGTTCCTGGGCCGGGCCGTCCGCCATCTCGCGGGCGAGCAGGGCGTGCGCCAGTTCCTGGACATCGGGACCGGGCTGCCCACGGCCGACAACACCCACGAGGTGGCGCAGCGCACGGCCCCGGACTCGCGGATCGTGTACGTCGACAACGACCCGATGGTCCTCGCGCACGCGCGGGCGCTGCTGACCAGCACGCCCGAGGGGAAGACGGCGTACCTGGACGCCGACCTCTACTCGCCCGACGACATCCTGAAGGCGGCCGCGGACACCCTGGACTTCTCCCAGCCGGTCGCCCTGATCATCCTCAACACCCTGGGCCACGTGGCCGACCACGAGGAGGCCCGTCGCCTGGTCTCCCGTCTGATGGCGGGCCTGCCGTCGGGCAGCTACCTGGTGATCAGCGACTCCACGGCCACCAGCGACGGCATGATCGCGGCGTCGAACGCGTACAACGAGAGCGGCGCGATCCCGTACCACGTGCGTCCCGTGGAGCAGATCGCCGGCTTTTTCGACGGTCTGGAGATCGTCGAGCCGGGCGTCGTCCCCGTGACCGAGTGGCGTGCGGACGCCGACTCCGCCTACGACGGCCCGGCGGTGGACGCCTACGGCGCCGTCGCGCGCAAGCCGTAGTCGCGGACCCGCCCCCCGGACGGCGGCCGTCCCGGGGGCGGCGGCCGCCGTCCGGTCACCGGCCGGTGCGCGCCGGACACAGCGCGCAGGACACGGCGTAGCGAGCCCCGCGCGGCGGACACCGCTCGGCGGGGCCCCGCGTGGCGCGTCGCACGCGCCTTCCGCCGGGTGCCCGCCGCCGCCGCACCGGGCCGCCGCGAGGCACGCGGTGCGCAGCGCTCAGCGCGCCACGAACTGCGTCAGGATGCCCTGCACCTCGTAGATGTCGACCCCCTTGGTGAAGGTCTTCTCCACCGGCGCCGGCATGCCGGATATCCAGATCTTGAGCTCGGCGTCGAGGTCGAAGGTCCCCGCCGTCTCCACGGCGAAGTGCGTGATGCTGCGGTACGGGATCGAGTGGTACTCCGTCTTGCGGCCGGTGATCCCCTGCTTGTCGACGAGCAGCAGCCGCCGGTCGGTGAAGATGATGGTGTCCCGGATCAACTGGTACGCGGCCTGCACCTGTTCGCCGTGCCCGAGCAGCCGCGCGTAGTCCTGCTGCGCCTGGCCCGGGTTGACGGTGTGTGCGTTGCCGAAGAGTGCCATGGTTCCCCACCGGTTCGTCGTCGTCGGTCCCTTCGACTGTAACCGGCAGGTACGACAACTCCCGTTCCGTGACCGTACGGTCGACGGAGCAGGACCGGAACGGGACCTCCGCCCCCTCCCCGGCGGCCGCCGGGGTCAGTGCCCGCCGAGTCCGGGCAGGCAGGTGCCGTCCTTGGTGCGTCCGATCACCTCGGCGGACGCGGTGCCCGTGCTGCCGACGCCGCCGTTGACGCACACCTTTCCCTCGCCGCCGCCCACCAGGGCGTCACGGAGCGGGTCGAAGCTGTGCACCCGCAGTTCGATCCGCTCCTCGGGGAGCCCCAGGGCGCCGGCGGCCGCGGCGCGCAGGCCGTCCTGGGTGGTGCCGGTGCCGGCGAGCCGCTTCAGGACGGCGGCGAGCGCCTCCGCCCGGGGCGCGGCGTCCCGCCGCTGCTCCTCGGTGATCGGCACCGGTTCGCGGTAGCCGTGGTTCTCCTTCTGCCGCTGGTTCCAGTCGAAGGTGATGCACGGGGACGGCGCGGCCGGCTGCTCCTCGGGGAGCGGGCAGAAGCCCTTCGGTTCACCGGAGCCCCGGACGGCCGGTCCGGGCCCGGACGCGCGGGGCTCCGACGCCGGGTCGGCGCAGCCCGACACCGTGAGGCCGAGCAGGACGAGGGCGAGTGCGGCGGATGCGACACGCGGAAGCGGCATGAACGGATCATGACATGCCCGTGCGGCGGCCGGAGCCGCCGACGGGGGCGCGATACCCACGGGGCTCGCCCGGCTCATCAGGCCCGCGGCGCACCACGCGTAAGGTGCGAAACAGAGAACAAGCACACATACCTGACACTCGTCCCAGAGAAGAGGCATGCCATGAAGTTCGCCGTCCTCGGTGGAACCGGACTCATCGGCTCACAGGTCGTGAAGAACCTCGGCGCGGCCGGTCACGAGGCCGTGCCGCACTCCCCCTCCACGGGCGTGGATCTCATCAGCGGGGCGGGGGTGGCGGAGGCCGTCACGGGCGCCGACGTCGTCGTCAACCTCACCAACTCCCCCACCTTCGACGACGCCTCCCCCGCGTTCTTCCGCACCTCGATGGAGAACCTTCTCGACGCGAGCGCGCGGGCGGGCGTCGGGCACGCCGTCGTGCTCTCCATCGTCGGGGTGGACCAGGTCCCCGAGCTGTCCTACTACCGGGCGAAGACGCTCCAGGAGGACCTGCTCAAGGCCGGCCCCATCCCGTACTCGATCGTCCGCGCCACGCAGTTCATGGAGTTCGTCGACGCCGTGCTGTCCTGGACCGCCGACGGCGACACCGTCCGCCTGCCGCGCACCCCCATCCAGCCGATCGCCGCGGCCGACGTCGCCGCGGCCGTCACCGAGGTCGCCGCGGGCGCTCCGCTGAACGGCGTCCTCGACGTGGGCGGCCCGGACGTCTACCCCCTCGACGACCTCGGCCGCCTCACCCTCTCCGCCAAGGGCGACAAGCGCTCCGTCGTGACGGACGACTCCGCGGGCATGTTCGCCGCCGTGCGCGGCGACGTGCTGACCACCCGGGACGGCGCCCGCATCGCGGCCACCCGCTACACCGACTGGCTCGCCTGAGCGCGGGCGGCTCCGAGGCCTCAGTCCGGCGCGCCCCGGCACCGCGATTCCCGCCCGGCGCGCCCGCCCCCGCCCGCCGCACCCCGGCACCGCGAGTCCCGGCCGCCCCCGCGAGTCACGGCCGGACGCGGCCTACTCGCAGCCGACCCCGTCGCCGTCGCGGTCCAGGTGCCTGCCGTACCCCGGGTCCCCCGCCCGGATCGGATCGGCGCCGGCGGCGCGCACCGCGGTGCAGTTCGCGTACGAGACGGCCCCGCCGCCCGACCCCGAGCCGCCGCTGCCGTCGTCGTCGCCCCCGCCGCCCCCGGCGGGGGCGACCGTGACCCGCACGGTCCGCGTCGCCGTCACGGTCACCTCCGGAGCCGGCTCCGGCGTGGCCGTGACCGTCTCCGTCGCGGCGGGCGCCGGTGCGTCCGCGGTGGCGGTGACCGTCGCCGTCACCGTCGGAGCGGGTGCGGCCTTGCTGCTGGCCGCGTTGTCCGTGGCCGCCTCGCCGTCCGGTCCGGCGGCCAGGCCGATGAGGAACACCACGACGGCGGCCGGGAGAACTATGCGCTTGCGCGCCCACTTCGGACGCCCGGACGGCGGCGCGGGCGGCGGCGTCCCGGGACCGGCGGGAGCGGGCGGCTGCCCCCAAGGCGGCGGCTGGGACGGCGGGTTGTACGACATGAGGCCCCCAAGAGCTCGTGCGAGGAGCCGACCGTAACGGAAGTGCCGTGGAATACCGGCCAGTTTCGTCACATAGGCAACTACTTCTCGCCGAACACTCCACGGCGGCCGCCTCCCGGCGCCTCCTCTCCCCGCGCCCCTGCCCGGGGCCGGGCCGGCCGGGACGGCGCCCCGGGGCAAGCCCCCGCCGCCGTCCGCCTCACCAGCCCAGGAGTTCGGGGTGCGGACAGGGCTCCGGGACGTCGCCCGGCCGGTCGGCCCACTGCCACCAGACATGGCGGGCGGGGCACCCCCACACACCGCGGCAGACGCGCTTGCCGTCCTCCTCCCGCCGGCACAGCGCGAAGCCGCCGAACCGCATCGGCTCGGCACACGAGGGGCACAGGGGCGGCTGATCTGAGGTCACACCCGGACGGTACGCCGCCCGCGACCGCCGCGCACGGCCCCCGCAACTCCCGCCCCGCGGCCGGGAACAGACCGCCTCCGCCGTACAACCCTCGGGACCGAAGGCGAGTCTCACCGGGCAGCGCGCGCCAGCAGGATCACCGTTCGTTCGCCCTCTCCAGGAGGAACAACTCTTGATTTCCGCACGCACCGCCCCTCGCGGGGTCTCCGCTGCGATCACCACCGTCCTCGCTGTCACGCTCGGCGCGGGCGCCCTCGCCGCCCCGGCCGCCGCATCGCCCCTGCCCGCCGCCGCCCCGGCCGAGGCGGGCACCCGCCAGGCCCCCGTCCCGTACCCGGTGAACGGCTACTTCCACGCGGCCGGGGAGACCGGGTTCCTGACCGGCAGGCCGTACAGCGGCCAGGAGTTCCGGTGGACCCGGTTCGCCGACGGCTCGACGACCACCGTCAACGCCTCCGTCGTCGACTCCACCGGCACCGACGTCATCATGTCCGGGCTGGGACGGACCCTCCGCCGCTCCCTGGTCGTCACGCTCCACGACATGGCCGACGGCGGCAGGACCGTCACCATCGACCTCGGGCCGCTGAACGGCGTCTACGTACGGGCCGTTTCCCGGGACACCGTCCTGGCGGAGTTCACGAAGCCGGACGGTTCCGTCGAGCTGCGGCTCGTCACCCGCACCGGCGACACCGTCACGCAGCGGACGATCGACGGCATCCCGCCCGGGGCGTCCAACATCACCGCCACCCCCGTGCGCGACGGCTCGGTCCTCGTCGACTACTACCTGAAGAGCGCGGGCACCCCCGCGGACTGGCGGACGCAGTTCGCCGTGGTGGACCTCGCCGCCGCCGAGGTGGTCTCGACCCACGAGACCGAGGCGTACGGCAGCACCCTCGGCGAGTACAGCGCGCTCTCCGCCACCCACCTGGCCTGGGCGGCCGAAGGCGGGACGTACCACACCGTGGACCGCGCCACCGGCACCGAGTCCGTCACCGACTTCGAGCTCTGGGAGGGCGAGCGCATGGCGGTCGCCCTGCTGGACTCCTGGACGATGTACGGCCAGGCATCCACCCTCGAGGGGAACGGCACGGGCGACACGCGCAAGCTGGTCCCCTTCACGGCGAAGTCCCAGGCGTCCGGCGAGACCGTCGAGCTCCTCGACTACGTCAACACGGTCAGACCGGGCGCCGGCAACACGCTGTTCGCGCGCGGCGGCACCGTGGCACAGGGCGAGGGCCTCTACCGGATCGCCCTCGGCGCGGACGGCAGGCCGGCCGCCGAACTGGTCGCCTCCACCGGGCAGCCGACACGGCTCGTCCACCACGGCCCGCAGATCATGCACACCGTCGACGTCACCTCCCCGATCCCGCTGAAGTGGAAGCTCTCCCGGGAGAACGCGGACGTCGACCTGACGATCAGGCACCGTGCCACCGGCGAGTCCTTCCGGAAGACACTGCACCTGTACAGCGAGTCCGCCGGCAGCGAGTACTACTACGGCGACGGGGTCTTCGGCATCACCTGGGCGCAGATCGCCGCCGAGTCCCAGATGGGACGGGACGCCGAACCCGGCGAGTACGAGTGGTCGTTCACGGCCCGCCCGCAGAACGGCGTCGGTCCCGACGTGGAAGCCACCGGCACCTTCGCGGCGGCCAGGGGCCTGTCCACCCACCACGACCTCGACTGGAACGGCAGCCCCGACCTGCTGGCCCGTGACGCCCAGGGCGTGCTGTGGAAGCAGTCCACCTCGTACGACTCCGCGCGCAAATCGCTCGTGGCGCCCCACGGGCCCGACCGGATCGGCGGCGGCTGGCAGGTCTACGACCGGATCGAGACCGTCGGCGGCGTCGGCACCGGTTCCGCCGACTTCGTCGCCCGGGACACGAGCGGCGTCCTCTGGTTCTACGACGTGACCGGCAACGGCTACCGGGCGACGTTCGCGGCCCGCAAGTCCCTGGGCGGCGGCTGGAACACGTACGACCGGATCACCGGCGGCAGCGACCTCAACCGCGACGGCAAGGCCGACCTGGTGGCCGCCGACAAGGCCGGCGCCCTCTGGCTCCACCCCGGCACCGGGAACACCGCCGCCCCGTTCGCCAAGCGGCAGAAGATCGGCACCGGCGGCTGGGACGCGTACAACCAGATCACCGCCACGGGCAACATCGGCGGCGACCTGCCCGGTGACCTCGTCGCACGCGACAAGGCGGGGGTGCTCTGGCTCTACCTCGGCAGGGGCGACGGCACGTTCGCCGCCCGCAAGCAGATCGGCGGCGGCTGGCAGGCCTACACGGACACCATCGGCATCGGCGACGCCAACCGCGACGGCCGGCCCGACCTGTACGCGTACGGCCCCGGCAACACCGGCTGGTTCTACGCGGGAACGGGCAACTGGCGAGCCCCCTTCGCCCCCCGCGCCACCAGCCCGGCCCTGACCGGCAACCCGGCGTACAACCACGTCTCCTGACCCGCCCGAACCCCGCACCGCCGCGGCGGATGCGGGCCCTCCGAACCGGAAGGCCCGCATCCGCCGCGGCGGCCTCGTCGCTCCTCACGCTCCCTGCCCGCCGGCCTTGACCTCAAGTCCGGTTGAGGTACCACACTCGGCGCATGGAGACCACGACCAGCAGCACCATCCTCTTCCGCAACACCATGCGCATCACCGACGGCCACCTCGCCGGCTTCCGCGAGGCCGTCACGCAGGCCGTGACGTTCGCCCGCGACCACGGCCCGCAGCTCATGGTGGAGGTCTTCGTCGACGAGGAACGGATGCTGGCACACAGCTTCCAGCTCTACCGCGACTCGGACGCCGTCCGGACCCACTGGCGACTGTCGGACCCGTACATCCGCGGGGTGATGGACCACTGCACCGTGCAGCACTTCGAGGTCTTCGGCGACCCCGACGACGACATCCTCACCGCCCTCCGCACCCCCGGCGGCGAGTCCTTCCCCTTCACCGTCTCGCCCCGCCTCACGGGCTTCAACCGCCTGCCGGCGGCCTGACGGGGGGCGGCGCGCTGCGGCGGACTCCGTCGCGGTGCCGAGGAGTGACGCCGTCACGTGACTGACCGTCTGCGCCCGCTCGTTGCGGCGGCAGGCCCGGCCGGACGCCACACGGTCGGCGACGAACGCGACCTCACCACCAGGACCGCATGCCCCGGTTGCGCGCAACCGGGGCGCAGCAACCTGGCCACGCAATTTCGCGCAACCCGCCACCGCACGCGCAGCGCTCAGAACATGCTGATACCTCCACCCCGAGAGGAGCCCCGGCATGACGCTCAGGTTCATCGGCACCACCAGCGAACACGGCAACTGCCCCACCCTGTACGAGGTCGAAGAGACCGGCGACCTCGTCGTCCAGGGCGACGAGATCGACGCCGGGCACCGCGCCCAGCTCCGCGACCTCGGCGTCGCCGAGACCGCCGTCGTCATCCCCCGCGAGCTGCTCACCCGCTTCGCCCCCAAGGAGTAGCCCGTGCCCGCCCTGGTCCCCTTCGAGGAGATCACCCACCTGTTCGCCGACTTCCAGCACACCGCGTTCCGGCTGGAGACTCGCCACGGCTACGCAACCGACCGGGCAGGCGCCCGGTTCCAGGCGTTCCTCCGCGGCACCCACCCCGCCCCGGAACCGGATCACCCGTGGAACGTGAACGTGCGCGAGAAGACAGCGGCCGGCGCCCGGTTCACCCGCGTCCGCCTCGTCGACGACCCACCCACCGACGGGCAGCGGTTCCTCATGGCCACCGCAGCGGGGAACACCGAGGCGGGCGAGAGCATCCGCGTCCTCGGCCGCGCGGCCGCCCGCGGGCTGGGCCTGCCCGACTTCGACTTCTGGCTCTTCGACTCCCGCACCCTCGTGCGCATGCACATCGACGAGGACGACGTCACGGTCGGAGTCGAGGTCGTCGACGACCACGAGCAGGTGCTCGCCGCCTGCCGCGCCCGAGATGCAGCCTGGTCCGCCGCAGTCCCCACTGACCTGGTCTGGACGCGGGTACGGTCCACCGTGTGAGCACGGACTTCCAGACAGGCAGGCAGGCCCTCGGCGCACGGCTTCGCGAGCTGCGCGAGGACGCAGGCCTGACCGGGAAGGACCTGGCCGAACGGCTGGGCTGGCAGCGCTCCAAGGTCAGCAGACTGGAGACGGGGAAGCAGACGGCGTCCGCTGTGGACCTCGAGTCCTGGGCGGACGCCGTCGGCGTACCCGAGCAGGCTCCGGACCTCCGCTCCCGTCTGCGCGGCCTGGAGTCCCAGCAGCGTTCGTGGCGCCGACAGCTCGCCGCCGGGCACCGGCCCGTGCAGGAGCGGTACGTCGTCGAGTACCAGGGTGCCGCGAACGCGCGAGGCTACGAGGCCACGGTGATCCCCGGCCTGTTCCAGACGGCCGAGTACGCCCGGCACCTGCTTGCCCAGGGTGCCGAGCTGATGCGCTCGCCCCGGGACACGGACGCCGCCGTCGCCGCGCGGATGCGCCGGCAGGAAGTGCTGTACGAACCCGGACGCCTGTACCGGGTGCTCGTGTGGGAAGGCGCGCTGCACGTCCTGATCTGCCCGCCCGCCGTCATGGCCGGGCAGCTGGACCGGCTGGTGAGCCTGATCGGGACGAGCACGGTGGAGTTCGGGATCGTGCCGTTCGGGCGGCAGATGCCCCTGACGGCGAAGCACGGGTTCTGGATCTTCGGCGGGGACAAGGTCGTCGTCGAGACCATCAACACCGAGCTGACCTACGACAGCGCCGAGGACGTCGACCTGTACGGCCGGGTCTGGGAGCAGCTGCACGACGCCGCCGTGCACGGGCCGCAGGCGCACCGGCTGATCGCGAGGGCGCGGGCCGGCTTGGCCGGTTGAGCAACCGGCCGCAATCGCCGCGGGGTCCGCGCAATCCGGCGCAACCGGCCCGCCGCCGCGGGGGCGCCGCTCCTACCGTCCTCGGTATGGACGCCCACATCCGCCCCTCGGGGGCTGCCGGCGCGGGTACGGACGGCTGGTGCCACTGGCACAAGGGCCCGTCCGGCTCCGCGGAGTTCGTCGACGTGCTGGAGCGCCAGTCCGGCCCGCCGATCGAGTTGTACGCCTGCGCCCCGTGCCGCGAGCAGCGCGGCCTCGTCCCCGCGCCCGGCCGGGTGGGAGCATGAACGCGCAGCGGCACTGGTCCCCGATCCTGGACGACATCCCGCCCGTCCGTATCCCGAGCCCCTGCTGGGCAGCGCACCCCGCGCGGTACCTGAACTGCACGCGTCCCCCAGGGCACAGCGGAGACCACGAGGACTGCTACGACGAGGTTCGCTGGACGAACACCGGCCGGGACCCGCAGTGGTGACCCCGGCGCTCCCGTTCACGCCGCATGCCGGACCCGGGAGATCCCGCCGGCGTCCGCCCTCACGACGGAAGCATGGAGCGGGCGATCCTGCTTCGCCTGCGGCCGCCCGCTCACCGTGGGGGCCGTCCACGTCGGCCGCGCCATGGGCAGGAGCGGCGTGCACGACATCGGCGCCGAGGTGTTCGCCTGCCCCTGAGCCTCCCGCCCGGGCCGTTCCGTCACGAGGTGCGGGAACGGAGCCCCGATCGCGTCCGCGATCTATAGCAAGGAGTCGACCAGCGGGCAACGTTTCTGGGACTAGCAGCTCATGGGGCATGAGGCCCGCCGCTGCTCTGTCGTACCTTGGGCGCGTGAGGCGCAGACGTGTCCCCCTCCGCGCTTGAGATACGCCGCTCGATGCCCTCCGAGTGCGCGGGGGGACTGCCTCACGCATCGGTGATCGCCGAGCGGACCGGCATGGGCCGCTCGTTCCAGCATGAGATCGGGTACGGCAGCGTCGCGGCCGTGAGTGACCGCCCGCGTTGATGTCAGACGTGGATGTCAAAGGCCCCCAGCCTGAACCGGCTGGGGGCCTTCGCACTGGTGGGCGCGGACGGTTTCGAACCGCCGACATCTGCTTTGTAAGAGCAGCGCTCTACCCCTGAGCTACGCACCCGTGGATGAGGCAACACCCTACATGGCGCACCGCGCGCACCTCCAAACCGTTGAAGGGGCGGGGCCGGGTGCTGGGGGTAGCCCCACCTCGGGGAGGGTGGGTCGCCGCATCGATCCAGGGTGGTGGGTGTACGTAGCGTGAGGAGGGTCAGTCGGTAGGGACCTTCAGGGGGAAGCATTCTCATGCGCTACGTGTCGGGTGGGCGTCGTCGGGTGGGGCGGGTCGGGGTCGCCGTGGGCGGGGTCGTGCTGGTCGCGGGGGCGGTGGGCGGGTGCGGGAGCAGCGGGGCGGAGGACGCCCCCGTGGAGAGCAGGGCCTTCCCGTTCAGCGGGACGTCGCTAACGATCGCGTCCGACAACAGTGCGCTGGAGATCGTCGCGGCGGATGTCCGGGACGTCGAGGTCACGCGGCAGGTGGACGGCTGGGTGGTCTTCGGGAACGGGCCCGAGAAGTCCTGGCGGCTGGAGGACGGGAAGCTCGCGCTGAAGGTCCGTTGCGAGGGTCTGGTGAGCAACTGCGGGGGCCGTCACACGGTCAGGGTGCCGAAGGGCGTCGCGGTGACGGTCGAGGACGACAACGGCGGCGTGACGGCGAGCGGCTTCACCACGGCGCTGAAGATCACCTCGGACAACGGGAAGGTGGAGGTTCGGGACTCCAGCGGCCCGCTCGACCTCTACACCGACAACGGCGGGGTGGTCACCGAGCGTGTCACCTCGACGACCGTGAAGGCCGGGTCCGACAACGGGGCGGTCCGGTTGCGGCTGGACGCGGTGCCCGAGCGGGTGGAGGCGGTCAGCGACAACGGCGGGGTGGAGATCGGCCTTCCGGGCGCCGGTGCGCCGTACGCGGTGACCGCGAGGAGCGACAACGGGGACGTCGACGTGTCCGTTCCCAGGGACGACGCCAGCGACCGTGTGGTGTCCGCCCGCAGCGACAACGGCAAAGTGGTGGTGCGTACCGCGAACTAACGGACCCGTGTGTTCGTCCTTCTGGTGGGAGTATTGACCCGGAACGGGCAACGTCAGGGCGGACACGGCACGGGAGAGGGATGTGACGGCGAGACTCGCGCGGCGGCATCACGAGCCAAGGGCGCGCGCCGTCCGTGACGTCCTGGGACTGATGCTGCTGCCCGTGCCTCTGCTCGCCGTCGCGACGGCGGGCGCGTTCGCCGGTGGCGGCACCCGGCGGTGGTTCGGCGGGGGGCGTGGCGAGAGCCAGCGGGCCGACGCGCAGGCCGCGAAGGACGCGGCGGCGGCCGCCTTCTACGAGTTGGACACGGCGCAGCGTGATCTGCGGATCTCGATCGAGACGATCAGCGCGGTGGACAGCTCGCCGGCGGCCCGGCAGGCGGTGGAGGGTTTCGCGGCGCTGGGGCGGCGTATCGACGAGGTAAGTCACGCGTACATCACCGCCGTCGACGCGCACGACCTCGACCGCGACGACCTGGAGGCGTCGGCGGCCGCTCAGGCGCGGACGCAGCTGAACGGCGCCAAGGACGAGCTCGTACGGGTCAAGGGCGAGCTGGACCGCTTCGGGCAGGGGCTCGGGCCGCTGCTCGACAAGGCGGAGACGCAGCTCGCCCGGCTCGCGCCCGCCGTGGAGCGGGCTCGGCAGGCGCTTCTCGCGGCGAGCACCGCTCTCGACGCGGCGCGGGGCTCCGGTCTGCGGGCGGACGATCTCGCCGCGCGGCTGGCCGCGCTCGGCCCCGAGCTGACGAAGCTCAACGAGGGTGCCGGGCGCCACGGCGTCCCGGAGACGCTTCAGCGGGCCGACCGTGTGCTGCGTGACGCCGAGGCGGTGCGGATCGAGGCGGAGCGGCTGCCCGAGCGCGCCGCCGAGATCGACAAGCGGCTGGTGTCGCTGCGCACCCGCGCGCAGGCCCTGACCACCCGGACGGAACAGGTCGATCCGGTGCTCAGCGAGCTGCGTCGGCGTTTCACGGCGGCGTGCTGGCAGGACCTCCAGCCGGTGCCGGAGCAGGCCGCGCTCAGTGTGCGCAGGGCGGAGGAGAAGCTGAAGGAGGCCGGCACGGCGCGCGAGGAGCAGCGCTGGCCGGACGCGACGGCTCTGCTCTCCACGGTGCGCGCCCTGCTGAACAGCACCGACGAGGCGGTCTCGGCGGCCGGGGACCGTCTGCAGCGCCTCAACGCCGTGTCGAAGGATCCGCAGCAGGAGATCGAGCGGACCCGGTTCGCGATCCGTGACGCCCAGCGTCTGGCGATGGCCGGCCGGCACACACCGGACCCGCGGCACGCCCGT
It encodes the following:
- a CDS encoding FG-GAP repeat domain-containing protein, with the protein product MISARTAPRGVSAAITTVLAVTLGAGALAAPAAASPLPAAAPAEAGTRQAPVPYPVNGYFHAAGETGFLTGRPYSGQEFRWTRFADGSTTTVNASVVDSTGTDVIMSGLGRTLRRSLVVTLHDMADGGRTVTIDLGPLNGVYVRAVSRDTVLAEFTKPDGSVELRLVTRTGDTVTQRTIDGIPPGASNITATPVRDGSVLVDYYLKSAGTPADWRTQFAVVDLAAAEVVSTHETEAYGSTLGEYSALSATHLAWAAEGGTYHTVDRATGTESVTDFELWEGERMAVALLDSWTMYGQASTLEGNGTGDTRKLVPFTAKSQASGETVELLDYVNTVRPGAGNTLFARGGTVAQGEGLYRIALGADGRPAAELVASTGQPTRLVHHGPQIMHTVDVTSPIPLKWKLSRENADVDLTIRHRATGESFRKTLHLYSESAGSEYYYGDGVFGITWAQIAAESQMGRDAEPGEYEWSFTARPQNGVGPDVEATGTFAAARGLSTHHDLDWNGSPDLLARDAQGVLWKQSTSYDSARKSLVAPHGPDRIGGGWQVYDRIETVGGVGTGSADFVARDTSGVLWFYDVTGNGYRATFAARKSLGGGWNTYDRITGGSDLNRDGKADLVAADKAGALWLHPGTGNTAAPFAKRQKIGTGGWDAYNQITATGNIGGDLPGDLVARDKAGVLWLYLGRGDGTFAARKQIGGGWQAYTDTIGIGDANRDGRPDLYAYGPGNTGWFYAGTGNWRAPFAPRATSPALTGNPAYNHVS
- a CDS encoding DUF6879 family protein; the protein is MPALVPFEEITHLFADFQHTAFRLETRHGYATDRAGARFQAFLRGTHPAPEPDHPWNVNVREKTAAGARFTRVRLVDDPPTDGQRFLMATAAGNTEAGESIRVLGRAAARGLGLPDFDFWLFDSRTLVRMHIDEDDVTVGVEVVDDHEQVLAACRARDAAWSAAVPTDLVWTRVRSTV
- a CDS encoding helix-turn-helix domain-containing protein, whose amino-acid sequence is MSTDFQTGRQALGARLRELREDAGLTGKDLAERLGWQRSKVSRLETGKQTASAVDLESWADAVGVPEQAPDLRSRLRGLESQQRSWRRQLAAGHRPVQERYVVEYQGAANARGYEATVIPGLFQTAEYARHLLAQGAELMRSPRDTDAAVAARMRRQEVLYEPGRLYRVLVWEGALHVLICPPAVMAGQLDRLVSLIGTSTVEFGIVPFGRQMPLTAKHGFWIFGGDKVVVETINTELTYDSAEDVDLYGRVWEQLHDAAVHGPQAHRLIARARAGLAG
- a CDS encoding DUF4097 family beta strand repeat-containing protein, whose amino-acid sequence is MRYVSGGRRRVGRVGVAVGGVVLVAGAVGGCGSSGAEDAPVESRAFPFSGTSLTIASDNSALEIVAADVRDVEVTRQVDGWVVFGNGPEKSWRLEDGKLALKVRCEGLVSNCGGRHTVRVPKGVAVTVEDDNGGVTASGFTTALKITSDNGKVEVRDSSGPLDLYTDNGGVVTERVTSTTVKAGSDNGAVRLRLDAVPERVEAVSDNGGVEIGLPGAGAPYAVTARSDNGDVDVSVPRDDASDRVVSARSDNGKVVVRTAN